Proteins from one Drosophila gunungcola strain Sukarami chromosome 3R, Dgunungcola_SK_2, whole genome shotgun sequence genomic window:
- the LOC128266024 gene encoding uncharacterized protein LOC128266024 isoform X2 — MSAFRYYSITDFSFEGPLLPLHEATTSKDAKDSPSSELNIPYTVFEVLVAIVSIIGNVLVIIVFRRERKLRRRTNYYIVSLAMADLLVGSLGIPFAILASIGLPRNLHACLFTVSLLVVLCTISIFCLVAVSVDRYWAILYPMAYSRNVRTRTAIFIISMCWVAGTIVGFLPLFGWHADVQHNQECLFVEVMDYNYLVFLYFATIITPALLMLAFYTHIYRVIIKQVRQIVTMNPASDLSRRSSAAVVQVTTPGRSGHTGTMLRVLGAARKRDVKATQNLSIIVLFFMICWIPLYTINCIKAFCPDCYVHPKLTLFCIILSHLNSAVNPVLYAYHLKDFRAALKNLLLKMMGVDIDQQAEAIHRFSVASQHRLQSMDSNMRSTQPRLYVDSPIWLRQQQEALKNSQLLPKCGVVSPCFNNINQTVAAVASVTTEIEREMWNIVEASSGAELGETSYEFPSPAPASQGSSERNSSSTVPPAAPSASQVKPSLPSASYDNHNFSFSQDEDDDDDDDDLEFEDVFVPASSVAHPSQPGIDPVELRRSLALVMREKLRSDDTDSRPMGHIQEHPVDGESRDRPLSIQTSPTNGPLPALLRAKLFAGNSNSAHCLPGSMASPAAAAKESGVFVIDSEASPGSNGHKPKYRKGTALTRSSLKKSRSCNCSALAKGRGVHEEQSGHPCREQDQRDQHQSQAPENFFSPLRSVGSFMQHSNLFHFLQPHAPRPTSSTASSSASTPTPSPPPMAQEDSVPVGLTTSSPSLLAASAES; from the exons ATGTCCGCCTTTCGGTATTATTCGATCACGGACTTCTCCTTCGAAGGACCCCTGCTTCCGCTGCACGAGGCCACCACGAGTAAGGATGCCAAGGACAGTCCCAGCTCGGAGCTAAACATACCCTATACCGTCTTCGAG GTCCTGGTTGCCATCGTGAGCATTATCGGCAATGTCCTGGTCATTATCGTCTTCCGCCGCGAACGAAAGCTGCGCCGCCGCACCAACTACTATATAGTATCGCTGGCCATGGCCGATCTACTGGTGGGCAGCCTGGGCATACCCTTCGCCATCCTGGCCTCCATAGGACTACCGCGCAATCTTCACGCCTGCCTCTTCACCGTCTCGCTGCTGGTGGTCCTGTGCACCATCTCCATATTCTGCCTGGTGGCCGTCTCCGTGGATCGCTACTGGGCCATCCTATATCCTATGGCCTACTCACGGAACGTCCGCACCCGCACGGCGATAT TCATCATATCGATGTGCTGGGTGGCCGGCACAATAGTGGGCTTCCTGCCCCTCTTTGGCTGGCACGCGGACGTGCAGCACAACCAGGAGTGCCTCTTCGTTGAGGTAATGGACTACAACTACCTCGTCTTCCTCTACTTTGCCACAATTATCACTCCGGCACTGCTGATGCTGGCCTTCTACACGCACATCTATCGCGTCATTATTAAACAG GTCCGCCAGATCGTAACGATGAACCCCGCTTCGGATCTCAGTCGTCGCTCCTCGGCGGCCGTGGTGCAAGTGACCACGCCAGGAAGAAGTGGACACACGGGAACGATGTTGCGGGTTTTGGGGGCCGCCAGGAAGCGGGATGTGAAGGCCACTCAGAACCTGTCCATCATAGTGCTGTTCTTTATGATCTGCTGGATACCGCTGTATACGATCAACTGCATCAAGGCCTTCTGTCCCGACTGCTATGTGCATCCCAAGCTCACCCTGTTCTGCATCATACTTTCGCATCTGAACTCCGCGGTGAATCCGGTGCTGTATGCCTACCACCTGAAGGACTTTCGGGCTGCCCTGAAGAATCTACTGCTGAAGATGATGGGCGTGGACATCGATCAGCAGGCGGAGGCCATCCATCGGTTCTCTGTGGCCAGTCAGCATCGCCTGCAGTCCATGGACTCCAATATGCGCTCCACGCAGCCGCGCCTCTATGTGG ATTCACCCATCTGGCTgaggcagcagcaggaggCCCTGAAGAACTCCCAGCTTTTGCCCAAGTGCGGAGTGGTCTCGCCCTGTTTCAACAACATCAACCAAACAGTGGCCGCCGTGGCCTCGGTTACTACTGAGATAGAGCGGGAAATGTGGAACATTGTGGAGGCCTCCAGTGGGGCGGAGCTGGGTGAGACCAGCTATGAGTTTCCTTCACCTGCTCCGGCTTCCCAGGGCAGCAGTGAGCGGAATAGCAGCTCCACGGTGCCACCTGCTGCTCCATCTGCATCCCAAGTCAAGCCCTCACTTCCGTCCGCCTCGTATGACAACCACAACTTTAGCTTTAGCCAGGATGAagatgatgacgacgatgatgatgaccTGGAGTTCGAGGACGTCTTTGTGCCAGCCAGCTCAGTTGCCCATCCCTCACAGCCTGGCATAGATCCTGTGGAGCTACGTCGCTCCTTGGCCTTGGTCATGCGGGAGAAACTGCGCTCCGATGACACCGATTCCAGGCCAATGGGCCACATTCAGGAGCATCCCGTTGATGGCGAGTCCAGGGATAGACCTCTGTCCATTCAAACCTCGCCCACAAATGGTCCACTTCCAGCGCTTCTGAGGGCCAAGCTGTTTGCTGGGAACTCCAATAGTGCTCACTGCCTGCCAGGATCCATGGCAagtcctgctgctgctgccaagGAATCGGGTGTCTTTGTGATCGACAGTGAGGCGAGTCCTGGCTCCAATGGCCACAAGCCCAAGTACCGAAAGGGCACGGCTCTGACCAGGAGCTCACTGAAGAAGAGCAGGTCCTGCAACTGTAGTGCCCTGGCCAAAGGACGAGGGGTTCACGAGGAGCAGAGTGGTCATCCCTGCCGGGAACAGGATCAGAGGGATCAGCACCAAAGTCAAGCGCCAGAGAACTTCTTCAGTCCCTTGAGATCGGTGGGCAGCTTCATGCAGCATTCCAACCTGTTCCACTTCCTCCAGCCACATGCCCCCCGTCCCACCTCATCGACGGCCTCGTCCTCGGCCTCCACGCCCACCCCCTCGCCACCGCCCATGGCGCAGGAGGATTCGGTTCCAGTGGGCCTAACCACTTCCTCGCCATCTCTGCTGGCGGCCAGTGCGGAAAGTTGA
- the LOC128266024 gene encoding uncharacterized protein LOC128266024 isoform X1 gives MSAFRYYSITDFSFEGPLLPLHEATTSKDAKDSPSSELNIPYTVFEVLVAIVSIIGNVLVIIVFRRERKLRRRTNYYIVSLAMADLLVGSLGIPFAILASIGLPRNLHACLFTVSLLVVLCTISIFCLVAVSVDRYWAILYPMAYSRNVRTRTAIFIISMCWVAGTIVGFLPLFGWHADVQHNQECLFVEVMDYNYLVFLYFATIITPALLMLAFYTHIYRVIIKQVRQIVTMNPASDLSRRSSAAVVQVTTPGRSGHTGTMLRVLGAARKRDVKATQNLSIIVLFFMICWIPLYTINCIKAFCPDCYVHPKLTLFCIILSHLNSAVNPVLYAYHLKDFRAALKNLLLKMMGVDIDQQAEAIHRFSVASQHRLQSMDSNMRSTQPRLYVGEYSPIWLRQQQEALKNSQLLPKCGVVSPCFNNINQTVAAVASVTTEIEREMWNIVEASSGAELGETSYEFPSPAPASQGSSERNSSSTVPPAAPSASQVKPSLPSASYDNHNFSFSQDEDDDDDDDDLEFEDVFVPASSVAHPSQPGIDPVELRRSLALVMREKLRSDDTDSRPMGHIQEHPVDGESRDRPLSIQTSPTNGPLPALLRAKLFAGNSNSAHCLPGSMASPAAAAKESGVFVIDSEASPGSNGHKPKYRKGTALTRSSLKKSRSCNCSALAKGRGVHEEQSGHPCREQDQRDQHQSQAPENFFSPLRSVGSFMQHSNLFHFLQPHAPRPTSSTASSSASTPTPSPPPMAQEDSVPVGLTTSSPSLLAASAES, from the exons ATGTCCGCCTTTCGGTATTATTCGATCACGGACTTCTCCTTCGAAGGACCCCTGCTTCCGCTGCACGAGGCCACCACGAGTAAGGATGCCAAGGACAGTCCCAGCTCGGAGCTAAACATACCCTATACCGTCTTCGAG GTCCTGGTTGCCATCGTGAGCATTATCGGCAATGTCCTGGTCATTATCGTCTTCCGCCGCGAACGAAAGCTGCGCCGCCGCACCAACTACTATATAGTATCGCTGGCCATGGCCGATCTACTGGTGGGCAGCCTGGGCATACCCTTCGCCATCCTGGCCTCCATAGGACTACCGCGCAATCTTCACGCCTGCCTCTTCACCGTCTCGCTGCTGGTGGTCCTGTGCACCATCTCCATATTCTGCCTGGTGGCCGTCTCCGTGGATCGCTACTGGGCCATCCTATATCCTATGGCCTACTCACGGAACGTCCGCACCCGCACGGCGATAT TCATCATATCGATGTGCTGGGTGGCCGGCACAATAGTGGGCTTCCTGCCCCTCTTTGGCTGGCACGCGGACGTGCAGCACAACCAGGAGTGCCTCTTCGTTGAGGTAATGGACTACAACTACCTCGTCTTCCTCTACTTTGCCACAATTATCACTCCGGCACTGCTGATGCTGGCCTTCTACACGCACATCTATCGCGTCATTATTAAACAG GTCCGCCAGATCGTAACGATGAACCCCGCTTCGGATCTCAGTCGTCGCTCCTCGGCGGCCGTGGTGCAAGTGACCACGCCAGGAAGAAGTGGACACACGGGAACGATGTTGCGGGTTTTGGGGGCCGCCAGGAAGCGGGATGTGAAGGCCACTCAGAACCTGTCCATCATAGTGCTGTTCTTTATGATCTGCTGGATACCGCTGTATACGATCAACTGCATCAAGGCCTTCTGTCCCGACTGCTATGTGCATCCCAAGCTCACCCTGTTCTGCATCATACTTTCGCATCTGAACTCCGCGGTGAATCCGGTGCTGTATGCCTACCACCTGAAGGACTTTCGGGCTGCCCTGAAGAATCTACTGCTGAAGATGATGGGCGTGGACATCGATCAGCAGGCGGAGGCCATCCATCGGTTCTCTGTGGCCAGTCAGCATCGCCTGCAGTCCATGGACTCCAATATGCGCTCCACGCAGCCGCGCCTCTATGTGGGTGAGT ATTCACCCATCTGGCTgaggcagcagcaggaggCCCTGAAGAACTCCCAGCTTTTGCCCAAGTGCGGAGTGGTCTCGCCCTGTTTCAACAACATCAACCAAACAGTGGCCGCCGTGGCCTCGGTTACTACTGAGATAGAGCGGGAAATGTGGAACATTGTGGAGGCCTCCAGTGGGGCGGAGCTGGGTGAGACCAGCTATGAGTTTCCTTCACCTGCTCCGGCTTCCCAGGGCAGCAGTGAGCGGAATAGCAGCTCCACGGTGCCACCTGCTGCTCCATCTGCATCCCAAGTCAAGCCCTCACTTCCGTCCGCCTCGTATGACAACCACAACTTTAGCTTTAGCCAGGATGAagatgatgacgacgatgatgatgaccTGGAGTTCGAGGACGTCTTTGTGCCAGCCAGCTCAGTTGCCCATCCCTCACAGCCTGGCATAGATCCTGTGGAGCTACGTCGCTCCTTGGCCTTGGTCATGCGGGAGAAACTGCGCTCCGATGACACCGATTCCAGGCCAATGGGCCACATTCAGGAGCATCCCGTTGATGGCGAGTCCAGGGATAGACCTCTGTCCATTCAAACCTCGCCCACAAATGGTCCACTTCCAGCGCTTCTGAGGGCCAAGCTGTTTGCTGGGAACTCCAATAGTGCTCACTGCCTGCCAGGATCCATGGCAagtcctgctgctgctgccaagGAATCGGGTGTCTTTGTGATCGACAGTGAGGCGAGTCCTGGCTCCAATGGCCACAAGCCCAAGTACCGAAAGGGCACGGCTCTGACCAGGAGCTCACTGAAGAAGAGCAGGTCCTGCAACTGTAGTGCCCTGGCCAAAGGACGAGGGGTTCACGAGGAGCAGAGTGGTCATCCCTGCCGGGAACAGGATCAGAGGGATCAGCACCAAAGTCAAGCGCCAGAGAACTTCTTCAGTCCCTTGAGATCGGTGGGCAGCTTCATGCAGCATTCCAACCTGTTCCACTTCCTCCAGCCACATGCCCCCCGTCCCACCTCATCGACGGCCTCGTCCTCGGCCTCCACGCCCACCCCCTCGCCACCGCCCATGGCGCAGGAGGATTCGGTTCCAGTGGGCCTAACCACTTCCTCGCCATCTCTGCTGGCGGCCAGTGCGGAAAGTTGA
- the LOC128252589 gene encoding triosephosphate isomerase isoform X1, which yields MHSAVIHKVCSYRVQRISISIPFLQHRQFHLIMEQNQPTVGGVTAEVLKGVVSQALLGKFTAVFPKLFKCQWKTYEGQKKFYANFSTDCNTDNNSNMSARKFCVGGNWKMNGDQKSIAEIAKTLSSAALDPNTEVVIGCPAIYLMYARNLLPCEVGLAGQNAYKVAKGAFTGEISPAMLKDIGADWVILGHSERRAIFNESDALIAEKAEHALAEGLKVIACIGETLEEREAGKTNEVVARQMCAYAQKIKDWKNVVVAYEPVWAIGTGKTATPDQAQEVHAFLRQWLSDNISKEVSAALRIQYGGSVTAANAKELAKKPDIDGFLVGGASLKPEFVDIINARQ from the exons ATGCATTCGGCAGTTATCCACAAAGTCTGCAGTTACCGTGTCCAGCGTATTTCCATTTCTATACCGTTCCTCCAGCACCGCCAGTTCCATCTCATCATGGAACAGAACCAACCCACTGTGGGCGGTGTTACGGCGGAGGTACTAAAAGGCGTCGTTTCGCAAGCTCTGCTGGGCAAATTCACAGCTGTTTTTCCAAAGCTTTTCAAGTGCCAGTGGAAGACATACGAAGGTCAAAAGAAG TTCTACGCCAATTTCAGCACCGATTGTAACAccgacaacaacagcaacatgagCGCCCGAAAATTCTGCGTGGGAGGAAACTGGAAGATGAACGGCGACCAGAAGTCGATCGCCGAGATTGCCAAGACGCTCAGTTCGGCCGCCCTGGACCCCAACACCGAGGTGGTCATCGGCTGCCCGGCCATCTACCTGATGTACGCCCGCAATCTGCTGCCCTGCGAAGTGGGCCTGGCCGGCCAGAATGCCTACAAGGTGGCCAAGGGCGCCTTCACCGGCGAAATCTCGCCGGCCATGTTGAAGGACATCGGTGCCGACTGGGTGATCCTCGGCCACTCGGAGCGTCGTGCCATCTTCAACGAGTCCGATGCCCTGATCGCCGAGAAGGCCGAGCATGCCCTGGCCGAGGGACTCAAGGTCATCGCCTGCATCGGTGAGACCCTGGAGGAGCGCGAGGCCGGCAAGACCAACGAGGTGGTGGCCCGCCAGATGTGCGCCTATGCCCAGAAGATCAAGGACTGGAAGAACGTGGTGGTGGCCTACGAGCCCGTCTGGGCCATTGGCACCGGCAAGACCGCCACTCCCGATCAG GCCCAGGAAGTTCACGCCTTCCTGCGTCAATGGCTGAGCGACAACATCTCCAAGGAGGTCTCCGCCGCCCTGCGCATCCAGTATGGTGGATCTGTGACCGCTGCCAATGCCAAGGAGCTGGCCAAGAAGCCCGACATCGATGGCTTCCTGGTCGGAGGTGCCTCCCTGAAGCCCGAGTTCGTGGACATCATCAATGCCCGGCAATAA
- the LOC128252589 gene encoding triosephosphate isomerase isoform X2, with the protein MSARKFCVGGNWKMNGDQKSIAEIAKTLSSAALDPNTEVVIGCPAIYLMYARNLLPCEVGLAGQNAYKVAKGAFTGEISPAMLKDIGADWVILGHSERRAIFNESDALIAEKAEHALAEGLKVIACIGETLEEREAGKTNEVVARQMCAYAQKIKDWKNVVVAYEPVWAIGTGKTATPDQAQEVHAFLRQWLSDNISKEVSAALRIQYGGSVTAANAKELAKKPDIDGFLVGGASLKPEFVDIINARQ; encoded by the exons atgagCGCCCGAAAATTCTGCGTGGGAGGAAACTGGAAGATGAACGGCGACCAGAAGTCGATCGCCGAGATTGCCAAGACGCTCAGTTCGGCCGCCCTGGACCCCAACACCGAGGTGGTCATCGGCTGCCCGGCCATCTACCTGATGTACGCCCGCAATCTGCTGCCCTGCGAAGTGGGCCTGGCCGGCCAGAATGCCTACAAGGTGGCCAAGGGCGCCTTCACCGGCGAAATCTCGCCGGCCATGTTGAAGGACATCGGTGCCGACTGGGTGATCCTCGGCCACTCGGAGCGTCGTGCCATCTTCAACGAGTCCGATGCCCTGATCGCCGAGAAGGCCGAGCATGCCCTGGCCGAGGGACTCAAGGTCATCGCCTGCATCGGTGAGACCCTGGAGGAGCGCGAGGCCGGCAAGACCAACGAGGTGGTGGCCCGCCAGATGTGCGCCTATGCCCAGAAGATCAAGGACTGGAAGAACGTGGTGGTGGCCTACGAGCCCGTCTGGGCCATTGGCACCGGCAAGACCGCCACTCCCGATCAG GCCCAGGAAGTTCACGCCTTCCTGCGTCAATGGCTGAGCGACAACATCTCCAAGGAGGTCTCCGCCGCCCTGCGCATCCAGTATGGTGGATCTGTGACCGCTGCCAATGCCAAGGAGCTGGCCAAGAAGCCCGACATCGATGGCTTCCTGGTCGGAGGTGCCTCCCTGAAGCCCGAGTTCGTGGACATCATCAATGCCCGGCAATAA